The proteins below are encoded in one region of Puntigrus tetrazona isolate hp1 chromosome 5, ASM1883169v1, whole genome shotgun sequence:
- the scn4bb gene encoding sodium channel, voltage-gated, type IV, beta b encodes METQSRGRLRGGGGGVPSERTACCLLLTLIIGVCCVHALEMSTGKIPFLEAVNGSTVLLPCTYASCIGITNLYFKWEFNDNGTMQKVADSVIPTDHVEPNKVNVYRERVDYVGSSKENNISILLWNVTFEDAGVYTCFGKNPKEKGKNHSAYFTLYVVEELKQVDNTLTIIIASCVGGFIALLMTFMLLKNFTLFVLAKIEEKNKECLVTSSGIDNTENGLSGSKSTPKKA; translated from the exons ATGGAGACACAGAGCAGAGGACGACTGAGAGGAGGCGGTGGTGGCGTGCCTTCAGAAAGAACTGCGTGCTGTCTTCTGCTCACACTCATCATTG GTGTGTGCTGCGTTCATGCTCTGGAGATGTCTACCGGTAAGATTCCATTTCTAGAAGCAGTGAATGGCAGCACAGTCCTTCTGCCCTGCACATATGCCAGTTGCATTGGGATCACTAACCTCTACTTCAAATGGGAGTTCAATGATAATGGCACCATGCAGAAG GTGGCTGATTCTGTAATTCCAACAGACCATGTGGAGCCAAATAAAGTGAATGTTTACCGTGAGAGAGTGGACTATGTTGGCTCcagtaaagaaaataacatcTCCATCCTGCTTTGGAATGTAACATTTGAGGATGCAGGAGTCTACACCTGCTTTGGCAAAAACCCCAAAGAGAAGGGCAAGAATCACAGCGCCTATTTCACTCTATATGTGGTAGAGGAAT TAAAGCAGGTTGATAACACACTTACCATCATCATTGCCTCCTGTGTCGGCGGATTCATCGCTTTGTTAATGACGTTCATGCTGCTAAAGAACTTCACTCTGTTCGTTCTCGCAAAgattgaggaaaaaaa tAAGGAGTGCCTTGTCACCTCCTCAGGGATTGATAACACAGAGAACGGTCTGTCGGGCTCCAAATCTACACCAAAGAAAGCATGA